The Salvelinus namaycush isolate Seneca chromosome 8, SaNama_1.0, whole genome shotgun sequence genome has a segment encoding these proteins:
- the LOC120051921 gene encoding prostaglandin G/H synthase 2-like, producing MNRSISALLFLSLGIIFVCEGGNPCCSQPCQNRGVCTAMGADDYECDCTRTGFYGHNCTQPTLFTWIKVSLKPTPNTVHYLLTHYKGLWNIINSVSFLRDAIMRYVLTSRSHLIDSPPTFNTDYDYKSWEAYSNLSYYTRTLPPLPKDCPTPMGVVGKKELPNAEMLAKKLLIRRKFIPDPQGSSLMFAFFAQHFTHQFFKSDQKMGPAFTKAKGHGVDLGHIYGDNLERQHKLRLFKDGKLKFQVLEGEVYPPTVKEVGADMHYPPHVPESHRFAVGHEAFGLVPGLMMYATIWLREHNRVCDVLKEVHPDWDDDRLFQTSRLILIGETIKIVIEDYVQHLSGYHFKLKFDPELLFKERFQYQNRIASEFNTLYHWHPLMPDAFHIQEQVYSYPQFVFNTSVVTTHGITNLVESFTKQIAGRVAGGRNVPPAVLMVALKSIENSRQMRYQSLNAYRKRFSMTPYISFEDLTGDKEMAAELEEMYGHVDAVELYPGLLVEKPRTNAIFGETMVEMGAPYSLKGLMGNPICSPEYWKPSTFGGSIGFNIINTASLQSLVCSNIKGPCPLASFHVPDVKDNGSNVINSSTVHSGSNDRNPTVLLRERTTEL from the exons ATGAACAGAAGCATATCGGCGCTTTTATTTCTGTCTCTAGGCATAATATTTGTCTGCGAAGGAG GCAACCCTTGCTGCTCACAGCCATGCCAGAACCGTGGCGTGTGTACGGCCATGGGCGCCGACGACTATGAGTGCGATTGCACACGCACGGGATTTTATGGCCACAACTGCACACAAC CTACATTATTCACGTGGATTAAAGTGTCTCTGAAGCCAACCCCGAACACAGTGCATTACCTCCTCACCCACTACAAGGGGCTCTGGAACATCATCAACAGCGTATCATTCCTCAGGGATGCTATCATGAGATATGTTCTGACAT ctcGCTCTCATCTGATTGACAGCCCCCCGACTTTCAATACAGACTATGATTATAAAAGCTGGGAAGCCTACTCAAATCTCTCCTACTACACACGCACGCTCCCTCCTCTGCCCAAGGATTGCCCAACTCCTATGGGAGTCGTAG GTAAGAAGGAGCTGCCTAATGCTGAGATGCTGGCAAAGAAGCTCCTGATCAGGAGGAAGTTTATCCCAGACCCTCAGGGCTCCAGTCTGATGTTTGCCTTCTTTGCCCAACACTTCACCCACCAGTTCTTCAAATCCGACCAGAAGATGGGGCCGGCCTTCACTAAAGCCAAGGGCCACGGG GTGGACCTGGGTCACATTTACGGTGATAACCTTGAGAGGCAACACAAACTGCGGCTCTTCAAGGATGGCAAGCTGAAGTTTCAG GTGTTGGAGGGTGAGGTGTACCCACCTACAGTGAAGGAGGTAGGGGCGGATATGCACTACCCTCCCCATGTCCCTGAGTCTCACCGCTTCGCTGTGGGCCATGAGGCATTCGGCCTGGTGCCTGGTCTTATGATGTATGCTACCATCTGGCTGAGAGAACACAACCGAGTCTGTGATGTCCTGAAGGAGGTACATCCGGACTGGGATGATGATAGGCTCTTCCAGACATCTCGCCTCATTCTCATTG GTGAGACCATCAAAATTGTGATCGAGGACTACGTGCAGCACCTGAGCGGCTACCACTTCAAGCTGAAGTTCGACCCAGAGCTTCTCTTCAAAGAGCGTTTCCAGTATCAGAACCGCATCGCATCAGAGTTCAACACCCTGTACCACTGGCACCCACTGATGCCCGACGCCTTCCACATCCAGGAGCAGGTCTACTCCTACCCACAGTTTGTCTTCAACACCTCTGTGGTCACCACACATGGAATCACCAACCTGGTGGAGTCCTTCACCAAGCAGATTGCTGGACGG GTTGCTGGAGGTCGTAATGTCCCCCCTGCAGTGCTAATGGTGGCTCTGAAGTCCATAGAGAACAGCAGACAGATGCGCTACCAGTCCCTTAACGCCTACAGGAAACGCTTCTCCATGACGCCATACATCTCCTTCGAAGACCTCACAG ggGATAAGGAGATGGCTGCAGAGCTGGAGGAGATGTATGGGCATGTGGATGCTGTGGAGCTCTACCCAGGCCTGCTGGTGGAGAAGCCAAGAACCAATGCCATCTTTGGGGAGACCATGGTGGAGATGGGCGCCCCCTACTCCTTGAAAGGCCTGATGGGAAACCCCATTTGTTCGCCAGAGTACTGGAAGCCCAGCACCTTCGGTGGGAGCATCGGCTTTAACATCATCAACACAGCGTCCCTACAGAGTCTGGTGTGCAGCAACATCAAGGGCCCCTGCCCTTTGGCATCCTTTCATGTGCCCGACGTAAAAGACAATGGATCCAATGTCATTAATTCCAGTACGGTACATTCGGGAAGTAACGATCGCAACCCCACAGTACTTCTAAGAGAAAGGACCACTGAGCTCTGA